A genomic window from Hypomesus transpacificus isolate Combined female chromosome 15, fHypTra1, whole genome shotgun sequence includes:
- the LOC124477516 gene encoding uncharacterized protein LOC124477516 isoform X2, translated as MHFLYHPSLGKNNCLDSCDRTTLEASLGSTVLLNCNFEDTWLENSSHQEWVFWSKPPGSRLVSITAKGQTDFKDPRGGRVKAFPYQGKLGNYSIRIDVLQDTDLGWYCCEWGDECRRVELTKAEEVKEEGAWNKNVMRLFYISTGVVIFILLLSTCRILHWKFTGHCKKSQPYYENEDFHSGLNSMLLLNYENRTFSLWDITSIKPSQHRNNYNSQYDEYIHTYIHINITGTRASTPPPEVIACDENVGQGEEQQQRGDANGGIIYENNEHDPTINQQPDITRNVRFSQDNQSTNESQRRLRVTFHRELFSRLRQASLGRHSYVNQAELSQQARSPKGNGQRASFWRKRAKHKCEYENPTYNNSMDQLNL; from the exons CATTTCCTGTACCACCCATCTCTAGGGAAAAACAATTGTCTGGATTCCTGTGATAGGACCACTCTGGAGGCTTCACTGGGCTCCACAGTGCTCCTCAACTGCAACTTCGAAGATACTTGGCTTGAAAACAGCTCCCATCAGGAGTGGGTGTTCTGGAGCAAACCTCCTGGTTCTAGACTAGTCAGTATCACAGCCAAAGGCCAGACTGACTTCAAAGACCCAAGAGGTGGTAGAGTGAAAGCCTTTCCTTACCAGGGCAAACTTGGGAACTATTCTATCCGCATCGATGTCCTTCAGGACACTGACCTTGGCTGGTACTGCTGTGAGTGGGGAGATGAGTGCCGTAGAGTGGAGCTCACCAAAGCTGAAGAGGTTAAGGAAGAGG GGGCTTGGAACAAAAATGTAATGCGTTTGTTTTACATTTCCACTGGAGTGGTCATCTTCATTCTACTTCTGAGTACATGCCGCATCTTACATTGGAAATTTACAG GGCATTGCAAAAAGAGCCAACCTTACTATGAAAATGAGGACTTCCACAGTGGTCTGAATTCTATGCTTCTATTGAATTATGAAAACCGTACATTTAGCCTTTGGGATATAACATCCATCAAACCAAGTCAACATCGCAATAATTACAATTCACAGTATGATGAATACATTCATACatatattcatattaatatcaCAGGCACAAGGGCCAGCACCCCTCCCCCTGAGGTCATTGCATGTGACGAAAATGTAGGACAAGGTGAAGAGCAACAACAGAGAG GAGATGCCAATGGCGGTATCATTTATG aaaACAATGAGCATGATCCAACTATTAATCAACAACCAGATATTACCAGAAATGTCCGATTCTCTCAAGATAATCAATCCACAAATGAAAGTCAGAGAAGACTCCGTGTCACATTTCATAGAG AACTCTTTAGTAGATTACGTCAAGCAAGTCTTGGACGACATTCCTATG TAAATCAAGCAGAGCTCAGCCAACAAGCAAGATCTCCAAAAGGAAACGGTCAAAgag CAAGTTTTTGGAGAAAGAGAGCCAAACACA aATGTGAATATGAAAACCCTACCTACAATAACAGTATGGATCAGCTCAACTTATAA
- the LOC124477517 gene encoding zona pellucida sperm-binding protein 4-like: protein MMKYCNAVVSIVTLSLSVLHCGHTSKAIFKTATEDINGTASCHENYMAIHIAKEPFQRLKFTIYVKDEQGRHFKATDIAFPCHYFIDETSSFLLLAVPYYGCLVKKQGSIASMTVVIKALAKGGQVEINKTVPLICTLTTVTIKENINTVGNAPLRPYPKHCDKDGFVITINQNATVPPLNLDTVHILSHQSPSCKPQTKTSDSVTFRFPFSSCGTQFLMDHEKIIYWVKVEAQRLLMHKQESTFRNAPFRLTVRCSYALTRVSQIGMEVYRERSEQSSALKSEGILRAEMRFAKGV, encoded by the exons ATGATGAAGTATTGCAATGCTGTGGTGTCTATTGTTACTCTATCACTATCAGTTTTACACTGTGGTCATACCTCAAAAGCAATTTTTAAAACTGCAACAGAAGACATAAATGGCACAGCAAGTTGTCATGAAAACTACATGGCCATTCACATTGCAAAAGAACCATTTCAACGTTTGAAATTCACAATTTATGTCAAAG ATGAGCAAGGCAGGCACTTCAAAGCAACAGATATTGCTTTCCCTTGCCACTACTTCATTGATGAAACAAGCAGCTTCCTTCTATTAGCTGTACCTTATTACGGCTGCCTGGTCAAAAAACAA GGCAGTATTGCAAGTATGACGGTTGTCATCAAAGCTTTGGCAAAAGGGGGACAGGTAGAGATCAACAAGACAGTGCCTCTTATCTGCACCCTGACAACTGTTACCATTAAAG AAAATATCAACACAGTCGGAAATGCACCTCTTAGACCTTATCCAAAACATTGCGACAAGGATGGCTTTGTCATTACCATCAACCAGAATGCCACTGTCCCACCTCTGAACCTGGACACAGTGCACATTCTGTCTCACCAAAGTCCCAGTTGCAAGCCCCAAACCAAGACTTCTGACTCTGTCACCTTCCGTTTCCCATTCAGTTCCTGTGGCACTCAATTCTTG ATGGATCACGAAAAAATTATTTATTGGGTGAAAGTAGAAGCACAGCGACTTTTGATGCATAAACAAGAATCTACATTTCGCAATGCACCTTTCAG ATTGACAGTGCGTTGCAGCTATGCCTTGACTAGAGTGTCCCAAATTGGGATGGAGGTCTACAGGGAGAGGTCCGAACAATCCTCAGCACTGAAAAGTGAAGGAATTCTTCGGGCTGAAATGAGGTTTGCTAAAGGTGTTTAG
- the LOC124477516 gene encoding uncharacterized protein LOC124477516 isoform X4, whose amino-acid sequence MHFLYHPSLGKNNCLDSCDRTTLEASLGSTVLLNCNFEDTWLENSSHQEWVFWSKPPGSRLVSITAKGQTDFKDPRGGRVKAFPYQGKLGNYSIRIDVLQDTDLGWYCCEWGDECRRVELTKAEEVKEEGAWNKNVMRLFYISTGVVIFILLLSTCRILHWKFTGHCKKSQPYYENEDFHSGTRASTPPPEVIACDENVGQGEEQQQRGDANGGIIYENNEHDPTINQQPDITRNVRFSQDNQSTNESQRRLRVTFHRELFSRLRQASLGRHSYVNQAELSQQARSPKGNGQRASFWRKRAKHKCEYENPTYNNSMDQLNL is encoded by the exons CATTTCCTGTACCACCCATCTCTAGGGAAAAACAATTGTCTGGATTCCTGTGATAGGACCACTCTGGAGGCTTCACTGGGCTCCACAGTGCTCCTCAACTGCAACTTCGAAGATACTTGGCTTGAAAACAGCTCCCATCAGGAGTGGGTGTTCTGGAGCAAACCTCCTGGTTCTAGACTAGTCAGTATCACAGCCAAAGGCCAGACTGACTTCAAAGACCCAAGAGGTGGTAGAGTGAAAGCCTTTCCTTACCAGGGCAAACTTGGGAACTATTCTATCCGCATCGATGTCCTTCAGGACACTGACCTTGGCTGGTACTGCTGTGAGTGGGGAGATGAGTGCCGTAGAGTGGAGCTCACCAAAGCTGAAGAGGTTAAGGAAGAGG GGGCTTGGAACAAAAATGTAATGCGTTTGTTTTACATTTCCACTGGAGTGGTCATCTTCATTCTACTTCTGAGTACATGCCGCATCTTACATTGGAAATTTACAG GGCATTGCAAAAAGAGCCAACCTTACTATGAAAATGAGGACTTCCACAGTG GCACAAGGGCCAGCACCCCTCCCCCTGAGGTCATTGCATGTGACGAAAATGTAGGACAAGGTGAAGAGCAACAACAGAGAG GAGATGCCAATGGCGGTATCATTTATG aaaACAATGAGCATGATCCAACTATTAATCAACAACCAGATATTACCAGAAATGTCCGATTCTCTCAAGATAATCAATCCACAAATGAAAGTCAGAGAAGACTCCGTGTCACATTTCATAGAG AACTCTTTAGTAGATTACGTCAAGCAAGTCTTGGACGACATTCCTATG TAAATCAAGCAGAGCTCAGCCAACAAGCAAGATCTCCAAAAGGAAACGGTCAAAgag CAAGTTTTTGGAGAAAGAGAGCCAAACACA aATGTGAATATGAAAACCCTACCTACAATAACAGTATGGATCAGCTCAACTTATAA
- the LOC124477516 gene encoding uncharacterized protein LOC124477516 isoform X3 — MFLFFNINHCIICIVLCYMCVPANGKNNCLDSCDRTTLEASLGSTVLLNCNFEDTWLENSSHQEWVFWSKPPGSRLVSITAKGQTDFKDPRGGRVKAFPYQGKLGNYSIRIDVLQDTDLGWYCCEWGDECRRVELTKAEEVKEEGAWNKNVMRLFYISTGVVIFILLLSTCRILHWKFTGHCKKSQPYYENEDFHSGTRASTPPPEVIACDENVGQGEEQQQRGDANGGIIYENNEHDPTINQQPDITRNVRFSQDNQSTNESQRRLRVTFHRELFSRLRQASLGRHSYVNQAELSQQARSPKGNGQRASFWRKRAKHKCEYENPTYNNSMDQLNL; from the exons GGAAAAACAATTGTCTGGATTCCTGTGATAGGACCACTCTGGAGGCTTCACTGGGCTCCACAGTGCTCCTCAACTGCAACTTCGAAGATACTTGGCTTGAAAACAGCTCCCATCAGGAGTGGGTGTTCTGGAGCAAACCTCCTGGTTCTAGACTAGTCAGTATCACAGCCAAAGGCCAGACTGACTTCAAAGACCCAAGAGGTGGTAGAGTGAAAGCCTTTCCTTACCAGGGCAAACTTGGGAACTATTCTATCCGCATCGATGTCCTTCAGGACACTGACCTTGGCTGGTACTGCTGTGAGTGGGGAGATGAGTGCCGTAGAGTGGAGCTCACCAAAGCTGAAGAGGTTAAGGAAGAGG GGGCTTGGAACAAAAATGTAATGCGTTTGTTTTACATTTCCACTGGAGTGGTCATCTTCATTCTACTTCTGAGTACATGCCGCATCTTACATTGGAAATTTACAG GGCATTGCAAAAAGAGCCAACCTTACTATGAAAATGAGGACTTCCACAGTG GCACAAGGGCCAGCACCCCTCCCCCTGAGGTCATTGCATGTGACGAAAATGTAGGACAAGGTGAAGAGCAACAACAGAGAG GAGATGCCAATGGCGGTATCATTTATG aaaACAATGAGCATGATCCAACTATTAATCAACAACCAGATATTACCAGAAATGTCCGATTCTCTCAAGATAATCAATCCACAAATGAAAGTCAGAGAAGACTCCGTGTCACATTTCATAGAG AACTCTTTAGTAGATTACGTCAAGCAAGTCTTGGACGACATTCCTATG TAAATCAAGCAGAGCTCAGCCAACAAGCAAGATCTCCAAAAGGAAACGGTCAAAgag CAAGTTTTTGGAGAAAGAGAGCCAAACACA aATGTGAATATGAAAACCCTACCTACAATAACAGTATGGATCAGCTCAACTTATAA
- the LOC124477516 gene encoding uncharacterized protein LOC124477516 isoform X1 produces MFLFFNINHCIICIVLCYMCVPANGKNNCLDSCDRTTLEASLGSTVLLNCNFEDTWLENSSHQEWVFWSKPPGSRLVSITAKGQTDFKDPRGGRVKAFPYQGKLGNYSIRIDVLQDTDLGWYCCEWGDECRRVELTKAEEVKEEGAWNKNVMRLFYISTGVVIFILLLSTCRILHWKFTGHCKKSQPYYENEDFHSGLNSMLLLNYENRTFSLWDITSIKPSQHRNNYNSQYDEYIHTYIHINITGTRASTPPPEVIACDENVGQGEEQQQRGDANGGIIYENNEHDPTINQQPDITRNVRFSQDNQSTNESQRRLRVTFHRELFSRLRQASLGRHSYVNQAELSQQARSPKGNGQRASFWRKRAKHKCEYENPTYNNSMDQLNL; encoded by the exons GGAAAAACAATTGTCTGGATTCCTGTGATAGGACCACTCTGGAGGCTTCACTGGGCTCCACAGTGCTCCTCAACTGCAACTTCGAAGATACTTGGCTTGAAAACAGCTCCCATCAGGAGTGGGTGTTCTGGAGCAAACCTCCTGGTTCTAGACTAGTCAGTATCACAGCCAAAGGCCAGACTGACTTCAAAGACCCAAGAGGTGGTAGAGTGAAAGCCTTTCCTTACCAGGGCAAACTTGGGAACTATTCTATCCGCATCGATGTCCTTCAGGACACTGACCTTGGCTGGTACTGCTGTGAGTGGGGAGATGAGTGCCGTAGAGTGGAGCTCACCAAAGCTGAAGAGGTTAAGGAAGAGG GGGCTTGGAACAAAAATGTAATGCGTTTGTTTTACATTTCCACTGGAGTGGTCATCTTCATTCTACTTCTGAGTACATGCCGCATCTTACATTGGAAATTTACAG GGCATTGCAAAAAGAGCCAACCTTACTATGAAAATGAGGACTTCCACAGTGGTCTGAATTCTATGCTTCTATTGAATTATGAAAACCGTACATTTAGCCTTTGGGATATAACATCCATCAAACCAAGTCAACATCGCAATAATTACAATTCACAGTATGATGAATACATTCATACatatattcatattaatatcaCAGGCACAAGGGCCAGCACCCCTCCCCCTGAGGTCATTGCATGTGACGAAAATGTAGGACAAGGTGAAGAGCAACAACAGAGAG GAGATGCCAATGGCGGTATCATTTATG aaaACAATGAGCATGATCCAACTATTAATCAACAACCAGATATTACCAGAAATGTCCGATTCTCTCAAGATAATCAATCCACAAATGAAAGTCAGAGAAGACTCCGTGTCACATTTCATAGAG AACTCTTTAGTAGATTACGTCAAGCAAGTCTTGGACGACATTCCTATG TAAATCAAGCAGAGCTCAGCCAACAAGCAAGATCTCCAAAAGGAAACGGTCAAAgag CAAGTTTTTGGAGAAAGAGAGCCAAACACA aATGTGAATATGAAAACCCTACCTACAATAACAGTATGGATCAGCTCAACTTATAA